TGGCATTCCGGCGGGTCCGGTGCAGGCGATGCTCGATCAGGGGCGTTCTGTTGTGCTCAACATTGATTTCCAGGGCATGCGCACCGTTCGGCGGGCGCTTGGCAATCAGGTGAGCACTTTCTTTCTGTTGCCGCCGGATACCGCGACCTGGGAGGAGCGCCTGCGCAATCGTAAGACGGACAGCGAGGAGTCGATTCGCGGTCGGTTGGAGCAGGGTCGCGCCGAATTGAAAACGGCAGCCGAATTCGACTATAAGATCGTAAATGACGACCTTGACAGGGCGACGGCGGAATTCAGCGCTATTCTACACCAGCTTGGCGCCGTTGCGGGAAAATGAATCGCAAGCCAATCTATGCCTTGCTGGGTCCGACCGGCGGCGGCAAGACCGAGCTGGCGCTTCTGCTCGACCCCGATCACAATGAAGTCGTCTCATGCGACTCGCGGCAGGTATACCGCGGCCTGAGGCTCTTGTCCGCCATGCCGTCGGCAGAGGAGCAGCGTCAACTGCGCCACCACCTGATTGATTTTCTGGCGCCGGACCAGAGCCTGGATGCCGCGCGCTATGTTGAACTGGCTGACGCGGCCATTGCCGACATTCAGTCGCGTGGCAAGCGCGCCTGGCTGGTGGGCGGCGCCGGCTTCTATTTTCGCGCCTTGATTGGCGGTCTATTTCAAGCAGAAACGACGGAAGAAGCCCGCCGCAAGACATCTGCCTTGAACCCCGAAGAGCAATTGCAATGGCTCCTGAGGCTGGATCCGCGGGCGCTGGCTGACGAAAACCAATCCGCCGCCGGCGGAAAAATCCATCGCAATGATCAGTATCGAATTGGTCGCGCCTTGAGCCTGGCGTTTTCTGGCGGCGCGCTTTGGTCGGAACTCTGGGAAGAGAAGCGACTGCAGCCACAATCACGTTACGATGTCATCGGCTACTATGTGGACTGGCAGCTTGGGCAGTTAACGCCGCGATTGAGGGAGCGCGCCGCAAGGATGGTTGCCGGGGGTGCGGCTATGGAAGCGCAGCAGGTATTCGAACTGTATGGAGACTGCGCCGCGCTACAGATGATTGGCTGCCCTGAGGCCCTGGCTGCGGCGCGCGGAGAAGTCAATGCAGCACAGCTTGGCCAGGCCCTGGCTCAAGCGCACCGCAAGTACGCAAAGGCGCAGATTACCTGGTTTCGGCGCGAGTCGCGGCTGCGGTCGGCGACCAGAGATCAGCTGGCGGAGCTGCTGCAGATAAGAGGCGGCGATCTTGGTTGATGCGCCTTGCTGCGGCAAGGCATGCAGCCCTACTTGAAAAACTTTCATTGACCGCCGAATCTGATCGTGGCGCCCTGCTTTCGCGTATCAACGGGTCCCCGACCGGCTTGATCGCGGAGTAGCGAATGGCAGCCAGCAAGAACAACATACAGGATCTGGTGCTGAATGGAGCTCGCAAAGAGAAGATGGAGATCACTCTCTATCTAACCAACGGCGTGCCATTGAAAGGCCGCGTGGCCAGCTTTGACAATTTTACTGTAGTCATTGAGAACGACGGGAAGCAGAGTCTGGTTTACAAGCACGCCATCTCAACGATCGTGCTCTCGCGCACCTTGAATCTCGACGAGCTGGCTGCCGAAGATTCGCAGGGATGATTGCCCGCTTCCTGCGCAACTTCTTCTGGAGTTTGCTGGTTGGCGTCCTGCTCACCTGGCTCTACCTTTCCTACGTTCGAGCCGGCGCCCACGAGGCGATCTTAATCGAGGATCGATATACCGGACTGGACCCGAGGGTCTTATTGCCAGGCCAGACCAGAATGGTCTGGCAGATGGCCAATCCCGGTCGCGTTCATCTGCATCGCGTCGATATTGGACCGCGCGTTCTTTCGCTCAACTACCGTCGTCCGCTGGCGCAGAGCGAACTTTTGGGTCTCGATGAAGCCTTCTATGTTCAGGCCGACCTGCGCATTGATTTCAGCCTGGATCCGCAGCGCAGCGACGCTCTTTTCCGTCGACTGGGTCGGCCGGATTGGAGCGAACTGGATGCCTATCTCCGCCTGAGGCTCTCCCTGCTGCTGGACCGCGAGATGGAGCGGATCAACCCCAATGATGCTGCTTTGAACGGCCTGGAGCGACAATTATATGCATATTTCAATGAATCAGCCCTGCTGCAGATGAATGAGGAGCTGGCCGCCGAAGGAGTGCACGTCGATAAACTTTGGCCGGTGCGCCTCTATACTCCGGACCCGGCTCGCTACCAGGCAATGCTGCAAAATGCGCCGCAGATTCTGGCCCAGAAACTGGAACGTATTCGCGTCGTCGATGATGCCCGGGCGAGGCAGGACGCGTCGCGGATCACAGATGAGGCCTACGTGTCGCGGATGCAAAGGATGGGCGAGTTGATGGAGCGCTTCCCGCAATTGCGCAGCTACCTGGCCATTGATCGCCTGGGCAACCAGGTGCAGGTGTATGTAGTGCCATACGAGGGATGGAATGGCGGAGCGCCGCTGACGCCTGGCGATCTGGTTCCGCCTCAAGGCAGACGAAATCAAAGCGCAGCGCCAGGGGCGGGGCCTGCTGCAGCGCCAGCTCCGCCGGCTGGCGCTGGCGGCGGACGCTTTCAGGACTTGACGCCGCCGTAACTTCTGCAGGTGTGGTTGTTTCTTCCGCCGCCTGCTGCCTATGGCAACGCTACAGAAAAAACCACTTGTTCTGATTATGGCCGGCGGCAAGGGCGAGCGTTTCTGGCCACGGTCGCGCAGCGGCCATCCCAAGCAATTGCAGCGGGTTTATTCGGATCGGACCCTGTTGCAGGAAACGATTGCGCGTGCGCGTCTGATTACGGACGCCAATCGCATTTTTGTTGGCTGCAACGAGGAACTCAAGCGCGCCACGCTAAAGACTCATCGCGAATTGAAGCCCGCGCAATTCATAGTCGAGCCGCAAGGACGCAACACTGCGCCAATCATTGCCCTGGCTGCGCTGCACTTTGAAAAAAAGTTCCCCGGCGCCACGCATGTGGTGCTGAGTGCCGACCACTATATTGCTCCGCCGGAGGGTTTTCGGCGGACGATGGAGCAAGCGCTCCAAACCGCTGAGGCCGGCTGGTTGGTAACCCTTGGCGTGCGACCCTCTCGGCCCGAAACCGGCTACGGTTATATTCACAGCGGACCCTCGCTGGAAGATTTGCCGGCGCATCGAATTGAGTCCTTTGTAGAAAAACCAGATATCGATCGCGCCCGTCAGTATCTCAACGGCGGCAAGCATTTCTGGAATTCAGGCATCTTCATCTGGAAGGGCTCTGCTATCCTTGAGCAGTTTGCCCAGTATGCTCCAGAAATTCTAGAACCAATTCAGAACAGCTTTCAAAGCGCGACGCGACTCACGGCAGCCTTTGCACATCTGCCGAGCCAGCCCGTGGACATCGCCATACTGGAAAAATCGAAGCGCATAGCCATGACGCCGGCTGAGTTTATCTGGGACGACGTGGGCGCCTGGACCAGTCTGGAAAGAATTCGCGATCCCGACGAGTCCGGCAATGTCCTGGTATCCAGCGGGCGCAAGCCCTCCGCGGTGGTAGCTCACCACAGCAAGCGCAACATACTGGCCACGGACCGGCCTCTGGTTGCTCTGCTCGGCGTGGAGGATCTGGTGGTTGTAGAGGAGCCGGATGTTTTGTTCATAGCCAGCCGCAAAGAATTGGACCGAATCAAGGAATTGCTGGCCAAAATGCGCGAGAAAGCGCCTTTACAGAAGTACTTAAAATAAGATTCTCGCAAGAGCATCAGAGGACGAAGGGGCATGCCTTCCGGAAAAAAGAGAAAACGCATCAAAATTCGCACGCACAAGCGCAAAAAGAAGCGAAAGTCCAATCGCCATAAGAAGAAACTGCGCTGATCCAGCGCCGCCGCGCCGCAGTTTCTCGCTCCGCCCGCTCTGCAATCCGGCCGAAAATAAGGCCAGATGGCGGCGGCGGGGCCAAAGGAGCAAGGCGGGTCGGCGCCGCTTGATACTCTAC
This genomic stretch from Leptospirales bacterium harbors:
- the miaA gene encoding tRNA (adenosine(37)-N6)-dimethylallyltransferase MiaA, whose translation is MNRKPIYALLGPTGGGKTELALLLDPDHNEVVSCDSRQVYRGLRLLSAMPSAEEQRQLRHHLIDFLAPDQSLDAARYVELADAAIADIQSRGKRAWLVGGAGFYFRALIGGLFQAETTEEARRKTSALNPEEQLQWLLRLDPRALADENQSAAGGKIHRNDQYRIGRALSLAFSGGALWSELWEEKRLQPQSRYDVIGYYVDWQLGQLTPRLRERAARMVAGGAAMEAQQVFELYGDCAALQMIGCPEALAAARGEVNAAQLGQALAQAHRKYAKAQITWFRRESRLRSATRDQLAELLQIRGGDLG
- the hfq gene encoding RNA chaperone Hfq: MAASKNNIQDLVLNGARKEKMEITLYLTNGVPLKGRVASFDNFTVVIENDGKQSLVYKHAISTIVLSRTLNLDELAAEDSQG
- a CDS encoding mannose-1-phosphate guanylyltransferase; the encoded protein is MATLQKKPLVLIMAGGKGERFWPRSRSGHPKQLQRVYSDRTLLQETIARARLITDANRIFVGCNEELKRATLKTHRELKPAQFIVEPQGRNTAPIIALAALHFEKKFPGATHVVLSADHYIAPPEGFRRTMEQALQTAEAGWLVTLGVRPSRPETGYGYIHSGPSLEDLPAHRIESFVEKPDIDRARQYLNGGKHFWNSGIFIWKGSAILEQFAQYAPEILEPIQNSFQSATRLTAAFAHLPSQPVDIAILEKSKRIAMTPAEFIWDDVGAWTSLERIRDPDESGNVLVSSGRKPSAVVAHHSKRNILATDRPLVALLGVEDLVVVEEPDVLFIASRKELDRIKELLAKMREKAPLQKYLK
- the gmk gene encoding guanylate kinase; translation: MVAPNPRVLVISSVSGGGKTTLVRELLRLHPDLHVAITATSRPPRGDELDGRDYFFLSNEEFRRRVESGDFLEHAHVHGNLYGIPAGPVQAMLDQGRSVVLNIDFQGMRTVRRALGNQVSTFFLLPPDTATWEERLRNRKTDSEESIRGRLEQGRAELKTAAEFDYKIVNDDLDRATAEFSAILHQLGAVAGK